A window of the Falco rusticolus isolate bFalRus1 chromosome 1, bFalRus1.pri, whole genome shotgun sequence genome harbors these coding sequences:
- the PPP1R3B gene encoding protein phosphatase 1 regulatory subunit 3B isoform X1: MQCARVLDYFPHKQAMAVDVAMQLYLCSSPLRREKCACKIAPKPSKPLRPCIQLSSKTTLNGPEEAANTFTHNKVKKRVSFADSRGFALTMVKVFSEFDDPLDIPFNITELIDNIVGLTTVERDSFVLDFVQPSVDYLDFRNRLQADCVCLENCMLKERSIVGTVKVKNLAFEKTVKIRMTFDTWKNFVDHPCQYVKDTYGGSDRDTFSFDISLPEGIQSHERVEFAISFECNGKVYWDSNRGTNYRIVRSELKSAQEAVSPPQGPDFGSAFDQFGSPRCSYGLIPEWPSYSGYEKLGPYY, encoded by the exons ATGCAGTGCGCCAG AGTACTAGACTATTTTCCTCACAAACAAGCAATGGCTGTGGATGTAGCAATGCAGTTATACCTGTGCTCCTCACCCCTGCGAAGAGAGAAGTGTGCCTGCAAAATTGCTCCAAAGCCAAGCAAGCCACTGCGGCCCTGCATCCAGCTGAGTAGCAAGACTACGCTGAATGGACCAGAAGAGGCAGCAAACACCTTCACACACAACAAAGTGAAGAAGAGGGTGTCCTTTGCAGATAGCAGAGGCTTTGCTCTGACAATGGTGAAGGTGTTCTCGGAGTTTGATGACCCGCTAGATATTCCTTTCAACATCACTGAGCTGATAGACAACATCGTGGGTCTGACAACAGTGGAGAGGGACAGCTTTGTCCTGGATTTTGTTCAGCCCTCTGTGGACTACCTGGACTTCAGAAACCGCCTCCAGGCAGACTGCGTCTGCCTTGAAAACTGTATGCTGAAGGAGCGATCCATTGTGGGAACAGTGAAGGTGAAGAaccttgcttttgaaaagacTGTGAAGATCAGGATGACGTTTGACACCTGGAAAAACTTTGTGGATCACCCATGCCAGTATGTCAAGGATACGTATGGAGGGTCAGATCGGgacacattttcctttgacaTCAGCTTGCCTGAGGGAATTCAATCCCATGAAAGAGTAGAGTTTGCCATCTCCTTTGAGTGCAATGGAAAGGTGTACTGGGACAGCAACAGGGGCACAAATTACAGGATTGTACGTTCAGAACTGAAATCTGCCCAGGAAGCTGTCAGCCCCCCACAGGGCCCTGACTTTGGCAGTGCTTTTGACCAGTTTGGGAGCCCTCGATGCTCCTACGGCCTCATTCCTGAGTGGCCCAGCTATTCTGGCTACGAGAAGCTAGGGCCTTACTATTGA
- the PPP1R3B gene encoding protein phosphatase 1 regulatory subunit 3B isoform X2 yields MAVDVAMQLYLCSSPLRREKCACKIAPKPSKPLRPCIQLSSKTTLNGPEEAANTFTHNKVKKRVSFADSRGFALTMVKVFSEFDDPLDIPFNITELIDNIVGLTTVERDSFVLDFVQPSVDYLDFRNRLQADCVCLENCMLKERSIVGTVKVKNLAFEKTVKIRMTFDTWKNFVDHPCQYVKDTYGGSDRDTFSFDISLPEGIQSHERVEFAISFECNGKVYWDSNRGTNYRIVRSELKSAQEAVSPPQGPDFGSAFDQFGSPRCSYGLIPEWPSYSGYEKLGPYY; encoded by the coding sequence ATGGCTGTGGATGTAGCAATGCAGTTATACCTGTGCTCCTCACCCCTGCGAAGAGAGAAGTGTGCCTGCAAAATTGCTCCAAAGCCAAGCAAGCCACTGCGGCCCTGCATCCAGCTGAGTAGCAAGACTACGCTGAATGGACCAGAAGAGGCAGCAAACACCTTCACACACAACAAAGTGAAGAAGAGGGTGTCCTTTGCAGATAGCAGAGGCTTTGCTCTGACAATGGTGAAGGTGTTCTCGGAGTTTGATGACCCGCTAGATATTCCTTTCAACATCACTGAGCTGATAGACAACATCGTGGGTCTGACAACAGTGGAGAGGGACAGCTTTGTCCTGGATTTTGTTCAGCCCTCTGTGGACTACCTGGACTTCAGAAACCGCCTCCAGGCAGACTGCGTCTGCCTTGAAAACTGTATGCTGAAGGAGCGATCCATTGTGGGAACAGTGAAGGTGAAGAaccttgcttttgaaaagacTGTGAAGATCAGGATGACGTTTGACACCTGGAAAAACTTTGTGGATCACCCATGCCAGTATGTCAAGGATACGTATGGAGGGTCAGATCGGgacacattttcctttgacaTCAGCTTGCCTGAGGGAATTCAATCCCATGAAAGAGTAGAGTTTGCCATCTCCTTTGAGTGCAATGGAAAGGTGTACTGGGACAGCAACAGGGGCACAAATTACAGGATTGTACGTTCAGAACTGAAATCTGCCCAGGAAGCTGTCAGCCCCCCACAGGGCCCTGACTTTGGCAGTGCTTTTGACCAGTTTGGGAGCCCTCGATGCTCCTACGGCCTCATTCCTGAGTGGCCCAGCTATTCTGGCTACGAGAAGCTAGGGCCTTACTATTGA